Below is a genomic region from Primulina eburnea isolate SZY01 chromosome 9, ASM2296580v1, whole genome shotgun sequence.
TGCAGAAAATATGCAGTTCAATTGAACCAGGAAGCATTATATATGTTCTAGTTACAAAGCACATGAAATGCATGTGTACTCTAATCATTTGGTCTATATACTATAGTTTACCCTATTAATTCAACCAAACagattaaaatttggaaaaaaattaaataagaaattacattacgtttgtTAATTTGGATAAGAAAAGAAAAACCATTATAGAAAAACTATTTGgttaattcaaatcatataaacacagATAACAGGCCGAAGCGATAAAAAGAACTCCCAAGAGGGGATCTAGctagtaataaaataaatatagatatcgtaaaatcaagaatatacCCCATCTACAAGAAGATTCCATATCATTTCCCCGTACTCAGAAACAAGCTGCTTACATTCCGTGCTCACAATCCCTTCAGCCCCAATGGCGTGGTTGATTTGCGTTATAACCGTCTGAAATTTTAGGCACACTACAATTAGAACATATGAACATTCTTTCTGACTTGAGAAaactaaacaagaataaacGCGGCAAACACACGTACAGTTGGACCGGTAAGAAGAGATGTCCCAGAATCCACAATAGCAGCACAACCGTCCTCACAGAAAGCTGGTGGGATAAGTGATAAGGACAGAGCTCTACTTTAAATATTTGTAACATTATTCAGTGTTACGAATGGCGCTCAACTTACCAGTCGACAAGTTTCCAACGAGAACATCTCCCAAGTCAAACTGAAATAGATAGATACATGCACTCAGGAGTTAACGAGAAACATGTAAAACCAATCTTTGTTTCATGACACCCATAAACAGTAGTGGAGCATGAAGAACAATGGAGGGGGGAGGGAAACTCGAACTTGAAACAATTagcgggggggggggggggggggggggggggtggtgacaccatattttaaagtatatataACAAACATCATACAAgttagcaggaaaatttaaaAGGGAGAGGAGCGACCGCCCTTACAAACCCCTTTTAACTCCACCACTGCCAAGAAAATAAATGCAAACAAATGGCAAAAAGTGATGGTTCATCCGCCTTTATGTTAATATACCTGCCAGTAGCCTTTCTCTGTCACCGGTACATAAGTGTGGTTACCCTTATAGTGTTCAGGGTCGACTCCTCCAAAGACTATCTCACCTCCAGAGTCTGCCTCTGTGTCCCGATTAAGCCAAAAAGAAAATACCTTTTCATCCACAAGATCTTGATCCACCATATTATACCTGCCATTTCGCAATCAAAATATTGGAGAACATCCTCAAAAAACCTTGATTCTGAAGATGCAGAATGCATACCAGACTGGTACGATATTGCCaaccgaaatttcttggaaacCAAGCCCAAGTATCCCATCAAATTTACCCACCAAAAAGGTAAGGCCTGCTTCTCGCGTGGTCTCGATAAAAACCTGAATGTATAGCGAAGCAACTAGGTATAAGCACAATTTAAAAGGAACAAGAAGATCAGCGGTTGGACTTAAAATTCAAAGCCAAAAAGAACTAACTTGATCTTTCACCACCACGTCACCAACTTCAACATTATCTTGGCTTAAAAATCCAGAAACTGAGCCGGAACCGTAGCTAATCGAACAAGACTTTCCTGAATCATATGAGGAAAACATCAATACCAAGTTAAAAGCTCTAAATTTAACTATAATACTGATCCGCTGTAAACAAACTACATATTACCATTCTTTTTATATGTCTTGGACAAGCCAGACTTGTATCTTGGATGCAAATAGCAGGcaatctgaaaataaaattgcaTTATTTAGTACCTATAGAGAAGACAAAATCCCAGAACCCGAATAAAGAAACTAAATTCGAAGTTAACTCACAGAGAAGAAGCATTTTGCCGAAGGAACCCAAAGATTGGAACTCCCAGTATCAAAAATAACAGTAAATTTCTGAGGTGGTGACCCAATATGAATCTCCCCATAGTATTGAGCATCCAAGTAATTCTTTAAAGACACTATATCTCCTTCTGAATCACCAAGATTTTGCTGCATACCCTCTAAGCCTGTTCCCAATCTGTTTTCCCCCTCGGATCTAGCTCGCTTCGCAGCGATGATTTTCGGAAGGTCCAAAGGCCTCTTCTTTAGAGCGATTCTCCGTAAACCATCCGAAGAAGGGACAAGGGAGCATGTTATCAAAGCCAACAAACAGAGGACTGTAAGAAGATAGTGGCCCTTCATATTCACTGTTCAAACAAGAAATAAGACGCGAGTTCAATACTCTCCCCCAAATTCCGCACAACTTTTCTGGTCattaacccaaaaataaagtctattCAAGATTTGAAGTACAGCTTAAGTAACAAAACCAGGCAGAAAACAGAGCCACATACCTAAATATTTATACAATAACTTACACGTAATTATATGAACATTCGCAGAAGCAAAATTCTACATATTTAACTAAATTCAAGCTATAAAAAAAACagaagagaaaaagaaaaagaaaaagtcaATGCAGACAGCAGTCGATGATCAAGAATATTGCAACCGCAGCTGAAAGATACAAGCATGATCAACGAAGCAAAGTACAAATAATTTTTAGAAGATGATAAGCTAACCTCGTAGCTTGAAGATCAAAACTAGTTTCTGCTACAAGTCAAGATTACAATCTGGGCAATTATTAATAACAAGTGAACACCCAGCCCACAAAACTAGGAGATAGCACTTCCTGTAGCTTGATATTTTGGCACCCCTCCAGTATTTTTATTTGCAGTTTGCAACCAATTCTTTTAACTTCTTGTAAATTTTATGGATATCTTGGGAATgtagaaaaaaatatatttttttgtttaaaataatcaaaattttgtGTTTCTTACAATCTAAGTTTAAGTTAgctttttcttaatttaattGCAATATAGAAACGAATGAAATAATGAT
It encodes:
- the LOC140842031 gene encoding aspartic proteinase oryzasin-1-like, which encodes MKGHYLLTVLCLLALITCSLVPSSDGLRRIALKKRPLDLPKIIAAKRARSEGENRLGTGLEGMQQNLGDSEGDIVSLKNYLDAQYYGEIHIGSPPQKFTVIFDTGSSNLWVPSAKCFFSIACYLHPRYKSGLSKTYKKNGKSCSISYGSGSVSGFLSQDNVEVGDVVVKDQVFIETTREAGLTFLVGKFDGILGLGFQEISVGNIVPVWYNMVDQDLVDEKVFSFWLNRDTEADSGGEIVFGGVDPEHYKGNHTYVPVTEKGYWQFDLGDVLVGNLSTAFCEDGCAAIVDSGTSLLTGPTTVITQINHAIGAEGIVSTECKQLVSEYGEMIWNLLVDGVQPNKVCSQLSLCGSNGAHSESSNIEMVVDKERKEEKSIGDSPLCAACEMAVSWIRSQIQNDGVKEQVLNYVNQLCESIPSPSGESTIDCNSLSSMPNVTFTIGGKPFTLTPEQYIIKTGVGISAICISGFGALDVPPPRGPLWIIGDVFMGQYHTVFDYGNLQIGFAEAA